The following are encoded together in the Colius striatus isolate bColStr4 chromosome 5, bColStr4.1.hap1, whole genome shotgun sequence genome:
- the IBA57 gene encoding putative transferase CAF17, mitochondrial isoform X3: protein MPEGAEGGDGESPRSPPALAHENHTRLHESPEEEPHILLECDSGMLDTVQKHLKLYKIRRKVNITPCLDLSLWAVIPGERTGDIASSLPQCPDQALILTPDPRTEVMGWRLIAKKGANPSEVIPGSHIGNIQDYHRHRYKQGIPEGVKDLPPGVALPLESNLAYMNGISFTKGCYIGQELTARTHHTGVIRKRLLPVRFAAPLPKDSIPEGAEICTELGKSAGRFRAGGGELGIALLRLANINEPLCLKIAGDKVKLTASIPEWWPKTAGK from the exons ATGCCTGAGGGGGCAGAAGGGGGCGACGGAGAGAGCCCGCGCAGTCCCCCAGCACTCGCACATGAAAACCACACTCG GCTTCACGAGAGTCCAGAAGAAGAGCCACACATCCTGCTGGAGTGTGACAGCGGCATGCTGGACACTGTACAAAAACATCTGAAACTGTACAAGATCCGGAGGAAAGTAAACATCACCCCTTGCCTTGACCTCTCTTTGTGGGCTGTCATCCCTGGGGAGAGGACTGGAGACATTGCCAGTTCCCTCCCTCAGTGTCCAGACCAGGCTCTGATTTTAACACCTGACCCCAGAACAGAAGTGATGGGCTGGAGACTGATTGCAAAGAAAGGAGCAAATCCATCAGAAGTTATCCCGGGGAGTCATATTGGAAATATTCAGGATTACCACAGGCACAGGTACAAACAAG gAATTCCTGAAGGTGTGAAAGATCTCCCTCCTGGAGTAGCCCTCCCACTGGAATCCAACCTGGCCTACATGAATGGCATCAGCTTTACCAAAGGCTGTTACATTGGACAGGAGCTGACAGCCAGGACCCACCACACAGGCGTCATTCGCAAACGCCTACTGCCGGTCCGCTTCGCAGCCCCTCTTCCCAAGGACAGCATCCCTGAGGGTGCTGAGATCTGCACTGAGTTGGGAAAGTCAGCTGGCAGGTTCCGGGCTGGGGGAGGTGAGCTCGGTATAGCGTTGCTGAGGTTAGCTAATATCAATGAACCTCTCTGCCTAAAGATCGCGGGGGATAAAGTGAAGCTCACTGCAAGTATACCCGAGTGGTGGCCAAAAACTGCTGGTAAATAA
- the IBA57 gene encoding putative transferase CAF17, mitochondrial isoform X2 codes for MLGLLTNDVTRLLAAELPRALYAHALNVQGRCLCDLILYRLHESPEEEPHILLECDSGMLDTVQKHLKLYKIRRKVNITPCLDLSLWAVIPGERTGDIASSLPQCPDQALILTPDPRTEVMGWRLIAKKGANPSEVIPGSHIGNIQDYHRHRYKQGIPEGVKDLPPGVALPLESNLAYMNGISFTKGCYIGQELTARTHHTGVIRKRLLPVRFAAPLPKDSIPEGAEICTELGKSAGRFRAGGGELGIALLRLANINEPLCLKIAGDKVKLTASIPEWWPKTAGK; via the exons ATGTTG GGGCTCCTGACCAACGACGTCACGCGGCTGCTGGCGGCGGAGTTGCCGCGCGCGCTGTACGCGCATGCGCTCAACGTGCAGGGCCGCTGCCTGTGCGACCTCATCCTGTACAG GCTTCACGAGAGTCCAGAAGAAGAGCCACACATCCTGCTGGAGTGTGACAGCGGCATGCTGGACACTGTACAAAAACATCTGAAACTGTACAAGATCCGGAGGAAAGTAAACATCACCCCTTGCCTTGACCTCTCTTTGTGGGCTGTCATCCCTGGGGAGAGGACTGGAGACATTGCCAGTTCCCTCCCTCAGTGTCCAGACCAGGCTCTGATTTTAACACCTGACCCCAGAACAGAAGTGATGGGCTGGAGACTGATTGCAAAGAAAGGAGCAAATCCATCAGAAGTTATCCCGGGGAGTCATATTGGAAATATTCAGGATTACCACAGGCACAGGTACAAACAAG gAATTCCTGAAGGTGTGAAAGATCTCCCTCCTGGAGTAGCCCTCCCACTGGAATCCAACCTGGCCTACATGAATGGCATCAGCTTTACCAAAGGCTGTTACATTGGACAGGAGCTGACAGCCAGGACCCACCACACAGGCGTCATTCGCAAACGCCTACTGCCGGTCCGCTTCGCAGCCCCTCTTCCCAAGGACAGCATCCCTGAGGGTGCTGAGATCTGCACTGAGTTGGGAAAGTCAGCTGGCAGGTTCCGGGCTGGGGGAGGTGAGCTCGGTATAGCGTTGCTGAGGTTAGCTAATATCAATGAACCTCTCTGCCTAAAGATCGCGGGGGATAAAGTGAAGCTCACTGCAAGTATACCCGAGTGGTGGCCAAAAACTGCTGGTAAATAA
- the IBA57 gene encoding putative transferase CAF17, mitochondrial isoform X1 encodes MLVRAGAAAAATATPRALRRSWRGAGSGAGSGPAACFALGRALLGVRGADAAPLLQGLLTNDVTRLLAAELPRALYAHALNVQGRCLCDLILYRLHESPEEEPHILLECDSGMLDTVQKHLKLYKIRRKVNITPCLDLSLWAVIPGERTGDIASSLPQCPDQALILTPDPRTEVMGWRLIAKKGANPSEVIPGSHIGNIQDYHRHRYKQGIPEGVKDLPPGVALPLESNLAYMNGISFTKGCYIGQELTARTHHTGVIRKRLLPVRFAAPLPKDSIPEGAEICTELGKSAGRFRAGGGELGIALLRLANINEPLCLKIAGDKVKLTASIPEWWPKTAGK; translated from the exons ATGTTGGTGagggcgggagcggcggcggcggcaacGGCGACTCCGCGCGCCTTGCGGCGGTCGTGGCGGGGCGCGGGGAGCGGCGCGGGGAGCGGGCCGGCCGCCTGCTTCGCGCTGGGCCGGGCGCTGCTGGGCGTGCGGGGCGCCGACGCCGCCCCTCTGCTGCAGGGGCTCCTGACCAACGACGTCACGCGGCTGCTGGCGGCGGAGTTGCCGCGCGCGCTGTACGCGCATGCGCTCAACGTGCAGGGCCGCTGCCTGTGCGACCTCATCCTGTACAG GCTTCACGAGAGTCCAGAAGAAGAGCCACACATCCTGCTGGAGTGTGACAGCGGCATGCTGGACACTGTACAAAAACATCTGAAACTGTACAAGATCCGGAGGAAAGTAAACATCACCCCTTGCCTTGACCTCTCTTTGTGGGCTGTCATCCCTGGGGAGAGGACTGGAGACATTGCCAGTTCCCTCCCTCAGTGTCCAGACCAGGCTCTGATTTTAACACCTGACCCCAGAACAGAAGTGATGGGCTGGAGACTGATTGCAAAGAAAGGAGCAAATCCATCAGAAGTTATCCCGGGGAGTCATATTGGAAATATTCAGGATTACCACAGGCACAGGTACAAACAAG gAATTCCTGAAGGTGTGAAAGATCTCCCTCCTGGAGTAGCCCTCCCACTGGAATCCAACCTGGCCTACATGAATGGCATCAGCTTTACCAAAGGCTGTTACATTGGACAGGAGCTGACAGCCAGGACCCACCACACAGGCGTCATTCGCAAACGCCTACTGCCGGTCCGCTTCGCAGCCCCTCTTCCCAAGGACAGCATCCCTGAGGGTGCTGAGATCTGCACTGAGTTGGGAAAGTCAGCTGGCAGGTTCCGGGCTGGGGGAGGTGAGCTCGGTATAGCGTTGCTGAGGTTAGCTAATATCAATGAACCTCTCTGCCTAAAGATCGCGGGGGATAAAGTGAAGCTCACTGCAAGTATACCCGAGTGGTGGCCAAAAACTGCTGGTAAATAA